A stretch of the Acanthochromis polyacanthus isolate Apoly-LR-REF ecotype Palm Island chromosome 22, KAUST_Apoly_ChrSc, whole genome shotgun sequence genome encodes the following:
- the stradb gene encoding STE20-related kinase adapter protein beta isoform X1, translating to MSFLDCSCISHAQVQPMDIEERYEDTSHQFLSCDGSEYTLQGPAGGDDITGLSAEPAHYQLLSELGRGFHNLSQVNMARHIPTGQLVAVKQTNLDECTEEELLQLMNEVLLSRLFRHPNLLTSRLVFSSCCQLWVLTPLMAYGSADTLLRTYFPDGMSESLIAYLLYGVLKALEYLHRMGYVHRGVKASHILLSEEGRVYLSGLHSVYSMMREGKRMRAVFDMPHHSPALLPWLSPELLRQDLHGYGVKSDIYSLGIVACELVSGRVPFQDMPPTQMLLQKLRGSHCCLLDVAPFPLGELGGLKVSRSGVDSGIGESVATGSLTHSATAPPADRPQSPGPKNHSATLHSLVQLCLQQQPERRPSASELLTHAFFKQVKRHTRDSFLSLMYPAVPITSPEDPPVSSPPAPSCHSPASTATDATEAVWDFS from the exons ATGTCTTTCTTG GATTGTTCCTGCATCTCCCACGCTCAGGTCCAGCCCATGGACATAGAGGAGCGCTATGAGGACACCAGCCACCAGTTCCTG AGCTGTGACGGGTCTGAATACACTCTGCAAGGGCCAGCAGGTGGCGATGACATCACTGGGCTGTCGGCCGAACCGGCCCACTACCAGCTACTGTCTGAGCTGG GAAGGGGCTTCCATAATCTGAGCCAGGTAAACATGGCCCGCCACATCCCTACTGGCCAGCTGGTGGCCGTCAAACAAACCAACCTGGACGAGTGCacagaggaggagctgctgcagctcatg AATGAGGTTCTGCTGTCTCGACTCTTCCGTCACCCCAACCTGCTGACCTCTCGCCTGGTCTTTAGCTCCTGCTGCCAGCTGTGGGTCCTGACACCGCTCATGGCCTATG GCTCTGCAGACACATTACTGAGGACATATTTCCCGGATGGAATGAGTGAATCCCTGATAGCGTACCTGCTGTACGGTGTGCTGAAGGCATTGGAATACCTACACCGGATGGGCTACGTGCACCG GGGGGTGAAGGCCAGTCATATCCTACTGTCAGAGGAGGGCCGCGTCTACCTCTCAGGACTCCACAGTGTTTACAGTATGATGCGTGAGGGGAAGAGGATGAGGGCGGTGTTTGATATGCCTCATCACAGTCCAGCACTGCTGCCCTGGCTCAGCCCAGAACTACTGCGACAG GACCTGCACGGTTATGGAGTAAAGTCGGACATCTACAGTTTGGGCATCGTGGCTTGTGAGCTGGTCAGCGGCAGAGTGCCTTTCCAGGACATGCCACCCACTCAG ATGCTGCTTCAGAAGCTGCGCGGCTCCCACTGCTGCCTGCTGGACGTGGCTCCGTTCCCGCTGGGAGAACTGGGAGGGCTGAAGGTGTCGCGCTCCGGCGTGGACTCCGGCATCGGGGAGAGTGTGGCCACAGGCAGCCTGACCCACAGCGCCACCGCTCCCCCTGCTGACAGACCTCAGAGCCCCGGACCCAAAAACCACTCGGCCACCCTACACAGCCTGGTCCAGCtgtgtctgcagcagcagcctgagcGCAG ACCGTCAGCCTCTGAACTGTTGACCCACGCCTTCTTCAAGCAG GTGAAGCGGCACACCAGAGACTCCTTTCTCAGTCTCATGTACCCAGCAGTGCCCATCACCAGCCCTGAGGACCCTCCAGTATCCAGCCCTCCTGCCCCCTCCTGCCACTCTCCAGCCTCAACCGCCACTGATGCCACCGAGGCTGTGTGGGATTTCTCCTAA
- the stradb gene encoding STE20-related kinase adapter protein beta isoform X2 translates to MSFLSCDGSEYTLQGPAGGDDITGLSAEPAHYQLLSELGRGFHNLSQVNMARHIPTGQLVAVKQTNLDECTEEELLQLMNEVLLSRLFRHPNLLTSRLVFSSCCQLWVLTPLMAYGSADTLLRTYFPDGMSESLIAYLLYGVLKALEYLHRMGYVHRGVKASHILLSEEGRVYLSGLHSVYSMMREGKRMRAVFDMPHHSPALLPWLSPELLRQDLHGYGVKSDIYSLGIVACELVSGRVPFQDMPPTQMLLQKLRGSHCCLLDVAPFPLGELGGLKVSRSGVDSGIGESVATGSLTHSATAPPADRPQSPGPKNHSATLHSLVQLCLQQQPERRPSASELLTHAFFKQVKRHTRDSFLSLMYPAVPITSPEDPPVSSPPAPSCHSPASTATDATEAVWDFS, encoded by the exons ATGTCTTTCTTG AGCTGTGACGGGTCTGAATACACTCTGCAAGGGCCAGCAGGTGGCGATGACATCACTGGGCTGTCGGCCGAACCGGCCCACTACCAGCTACTGTCTGAGCTGG GAAGGGGCTTCCATAATCTGAGCCAGGTAAACATGGCCCGCCACATCCCTACTGGCCAGCTGGTGGCCGTCAAACAAACCAACCTGGACGAGTGCacagaggaggagctgctgcagctcatg AATGAGGTTCTGCTGTCTCGACTCTTCCGTCACCCCAACCTGCTGACCTCTCGCCTGGTCTTTAGCTCCTGCTGCCAGCTGTGGGTCCTGACACCGCTCATGGCCTATG GCTCTGCAGACACATTACTGAGGACATATTTCCCGGATGGAATGAGTGAATCCCTGATAGCGTACCTGCTGTACGGTGTGCTGAAGGCATTGGAATACCTACACCGGATGGGCTACGTGCACCG GGGGGTGAAGGCCAGTCATATCCTACTGTCAGAGGAGGGCCGCGTCTACCTCTCAGGACTCCACAGTGTTTACAGTATGATGCGTGAGGGGAAGAGGATGAGGGCGGTGTTTGATATGCCTCATCACAGTCCAGCACTGCTGCCCTGGCTCAGCCCAGAACTACTGCGACAG GACCTGCACGGTTATGGAGTAAAGTCGGACATCTACAGTTTGGGCATCGTGGCTTGTGAGCTGGTCAGCGGCAGAGTGCCTTTCCAGGACATGCCACCCACTCAG ATGCTGCTTCAGAAGCTGCGCGGCTCCCACTGCTGCCTGCTGGACGTGGCTCCGTTCCCGCTGGGAGAACTGGGAGGGCTGAAGGTGTCGCGCTCCGGCGTGGACTCCGGCATCGGGGAGAGTGTGGCCACAGGCAGCCTGACCCACAGCGCCACCGCTCCCCCTGCTGACAGACCTCAGAGCCCCGGACCCAAAAACCACTCGGCCACCCTACACAGCCTGGTCCAGCtgtgtctgcagcagcagcctgagcGCAG ACCGTCAGCCTCTGAACTGTTGACCCACGCCTTCTTCAAGCAG GTGAAGCGGCACACCAGAGACTCCTTTCTCAGTCTCATGTACCCAGCAGTGCCCATCACCAGCCCTGAGGACCCTCCAGTATCCAGCCCTCCTGCCCCCTCCTGCCACTCTCCAGCCTCAACCGCCACTGATGCCACCGAGGCTGTGTGGGATTTCTCCTAA